In Aythya fuligula isolate bAytFul2 chromosome 6, bAytFul2.pri, whole genome shotgun sequence, the following are encoded in one genomic region:
- the ORC4 gene encoding origin recognition complex subunit 4 — MSKRKSKESITANAECISQVQKVLRERFCYHYATGKLFGIEHQHRHLLELLKRTTIHGESNSALIIGPRGSGKTALLNHVLKDLMEIKQVKENLLEVRLNGLLQTNDKVALKEITRQLRLENVVGDKVFGSFAENLAFLLEALRKGNRTSSCPVLFILDEFDLFVHHKNQTLLYNLFDISQSAQTPVTVIGLTCRRDILELFEKRVKSRFSHRQIYVLNSFDFKQYIKIFKEQLSLPADFPDETFAQKWNNNVQHLSADKTVNDVLQNLFHYTKDLRSLHFLLMLAVSNVTVHHPLITASDLQEASKQYRMDSKANIVHGLSVLEICLIIAMKHLNDVYEGEPFNFQMVYNEFQKFIQRKAHCMYNFEKPVVMKAFEHLLQLELVKPIEKPSVRTQREYLLMKLLLDNTQIMDALQAYPNCPTDVKQWATSSLSWL; from the exons ATGAGTAAACGTAAGTCCAAGGAGAGCATCACTGCAAATGCAGAATGCATTTCACAG GTGCAAAAAGTGTTACGTGAAAGGTTTTGTTACCATTACGCTACTGGAAAACTGTTTGGGATTGAACATCAGCACAG GCATCTGCTGGAACTGTTGAAGCGAACTACAATTCATGGAGAAAGTAATTCTGCCCTCATTATTGGACCCCGTGGATCAGGAAAGACTGCG TTACTAAATCATGTCTTGAAAGACCTCATGGAAATCAAACAAGTTAAAGAGAACCTATTGGAAGTTCGTCTGAATG GGCTTTTGCAGACTAATGATAAAGTGGCCCTGAAGGAGATCACCAGGCAGCTGCGCCTGGAAAATGTGGTTGGGGATAAAGTTTTT GGCAGTTTTGCTGAAAATCTTGCGTTCCTCCTTGAAGCTTTAAGGAAAG GAAACAGAACCAGCAGTTGTCCAGTCTTGTTTATACTGGATGAATTTGACTTGTTTGTTCATCACAAGAATCAGACGCTGCTGTATAACCTGTTTGATATATCCCAGTCAGCACAGACTCCAGTAACAGTTATTGGACTCACATGTAGACGG GATATCCTGGAGCTCTTTGAGAAGAGAGTAAAATCAAGGTTCTCTCACCGACAGATCTATGTGTTAAATTCCTTTGATTTTAAacagtatattaaaatattcaaggaacagctttctcttcctgctgACTTTCCTGATGAGACTTTTGCACAAAAATGGAATAATAATGTTCAG catctGTCTGCAGATAAAACTGTGAATGACGTGCTGCAGAACCTTTTTCACTACACCAAAGATCTGCGctcacttcattttctgttg atgctTGCTGTAAGTAACGTTACTGTGCATCACCCTCTTATCACTGCGTCAGATCTTCAGGAGGCAAGCAAGCAGTACAGAATGGACTCCAAAGCAAATATTGTACATG GTTTGTCTGTCCTGGAAATCTGCCTAATTATAGCTATGAAACACTTAAATGATGTTTATGAAGGAGAACCATTTAACTTCCAGATGGTTTACAATG AATTTCAGAAGTTCATCCAGAGGAAGGCGCACTGCATGTACAACTTCGAAAAGCCGGTTGTTATGAAG gCATTCGAACACTTACTGCAACTGGAATTAGTCAAACCAATAGAAAAACCATCGGTGCGCACTCAGAGAGAGTACCTCTTGATGAAACTGCTCCTGGACAACACCCAGATCATGGACGCTTTGCAGGCGTACCCCAACTGCCCCACAGACGTGAAGCAGTGGGCAACGTCATCGCTCAGCTGGTTGTGA